Proteins from one Xiphophorus hellerii strain 12219 chromosome 8, Xiphophorus_hellerii-4.1, whole genome shotgun sequence genomic window:
- the pbdc1 gene encoding protein PBDC1, with amino-acid sequence MASHEGLAALGVEGASAAAHALSLPAEAYGNDPRLEVMWAMKAYNHAEVYFNLISSVDPKFLKLTKVDDQIYSSFRETFKDLDVKRLKEEDLKSEEAKQTWRPFCNQFEGIVEDFNYGTLLRLDCEKDYSEDNTIFATRVQFFAVEIARNREGHNDTVFTSKRAKS; translated from the exons ATGGCGTCGCATGAGGGACTAGCAGCTCTG gGGGTGGAGGGAGCCTCGGCGGCTGCACACGCTCTGTCTCTGCCGGCGGAAGCTTACGGAAATGAC CCCCGACTTGAAGTCATGTGGGCGATGAAGGCCTACAACCACGCAGAGGTCTACTTCAAC cTCATCTCATCCGTCGATCCCAAGTTCCTGAAGCTGACGAAGGTGGACGACCAGATCTACTCGAGTTTCAGAGAAACCTTCAAAGACCTGGATGTGAAGCGGCTGAAAGAGGAGGACCTGAAGTCAGAAGAGGCCAAGCAG ACCTGGCGCCCCTTCTGCAATCAGTTTGAGGGAATCGTGGAGGACTTCAACTACGGCACCCTGCTGCGTCTGGACTGTGAGAAGGACTACAGCGAGGACAACACCATATTTG CCACCAGAGTCCAGTTCTTTGCTGTGGAGATCGCCCGAAACAGAGAAGGTCACAACGACACGGTGTTCACATCCAAACGGGCAAAGAGCTAG